GTTAAACTTCTCTATGCGTTCACCACGGCAACCACTTCCGGTTTTTAAGTGACCTGCATTTACTGCAACGGTGAGGTCGGAAATAAAGCTGTCGATGGTTTCCCCACTTCGGTGCGACACAAAACAATTGTAAGAGTTTTTGTATGCCAACTCAATGGTTTCAAGCGTTTCGGTTACAGTACCAATTTGGTTTAGTTTGATAAGGATAGAATTAGCCACACCTTTTTCAATACCTTCGGCCAGGATTTTCTTATTGGTACAGAAAATATCATCCCCAACAATTTCTGTTTTTTTACCGAGAACATCTGTCAGATTTTTCCAGCCTTCCCAGTCATTTTCGGCCAAACCATCTTCAAGCAGAACAATCGGATATTGGTTTACCCAACTTTCCCAAAGTTTAACCATATCATCACTTGAAACTAATTTTTGTGTGCTTTTGAAAAATTTATATTTCCCATTTTCCCACATTGCACTTGCAGCCGGGTCAAGACAGATACTTACATCTTTCCCGGGTGTATATCCAGCTTTATGTATGCCTTCTAAAATCATTTCAACAGCTTGATCATTCGATTTCAAATCAGGAGCAAACCCACCCTCATCACCTACACCTGTGCTAAGACCTTTTGCTTTTAAAACCGATTTCAGGCTATGGAATACTTCTTCACCCATGCGGATGGATTCTCTAAATGAAGGCGCATTGTGCGGCGCAATCATAAATTCCTGAAAGTCCACATTGTTGTCAGCATGACTACCTCCATTTATAACATTCATACAGGGCACTGGCAATAAGTAAGCATTACTTCCACCTAAATACTGATAAAGTGTTGTCTTTGTACTTAATGATTTGGCTCGGGCATAAGCCATTGAAACGGCTAAAATAGCATTTGCTCCAAGTTTAGATTTATTAGGCGTTCCGTCTAATTCGATCATCAGGTAATCTAATTCGCGCTGACTTTGGAAACATTTGCCTACTATTTCTTTAGCGATAATCGTATTCACATTTGCCACGGCTTTTAGTACGCCTTTACCGCCGTAACGATTTTTATCGCCATCCCTCATTTCTACCGCTTCCCGTTCACCTGTTGATGCTCCACTTGGTACCATAGCACGTGACAATGTTCCGTCTTCCAGTTGCAAGTTCACTTCAACTGTAGGATTTCCCCTTGAATCGAGTATTTCGATTGCTTTTACTTTTTGAATTTTCATTATGTAATTCCTCTGTTTTTAAATTTATTATTTTTATTAAAGTTAATTAATCTCGTGATGTGTTCCTTCATCTTGAACACAACCTCTGTGTAAATGTAATGTTACGTTTATTTCTTCATTCCCCTTTACCAAAAGGTTTCTACAAATCTAATCTGGCTGGGTTCGCTTGCCCGGGTTCCCTTCATTTTACAATCTGAATCTCTCATTTTTAAAATCCTAATTTTTCATTCCAACAAAAGTAAGCATGATTTGGACAGGGAACAACCGCACAGCCTTTTTTATTTTCAAACATTTCCTTGTTAATCGCATTCCATAGCTGTGACCATTTCCATTTTAATAAAAAAAACTCCCGGAGGCAGATTGTCCTTCGGGAGTTTTTTATTTAATTTCTACATCAAGCTGTCTACCTTCTTCAAATGCTTTTTTGTCCATTCCAGAACCAACAGCAATTCCAATTGCTAGTCCTATTGGTAATCCAATTCCTAAAAAAGCCATATTTCCAAGGCTAACACCAAAAGAAACACCAATCGGAATACCAAGTGCAGTCATTCCAGTAACTAACCAAAGTTTTCGATAGTAGTTTTTTGGCACCAACTTAACCTCTTTTTCAAGCAATTTGATAATCATAGTTTGCTTTCTTTTCATTCTTTTTCCCATATCATCTCCTAACATAGAAGTTGAATTCATCTCTTCAACGTCTTTATTAATAGACATAACCAGCTTATCAGGCAAATCCCTTTTTCGCAATTCAGATAGTAGTTTTTCAAACTGAATATACGTTTCTTTAAGTTTGACATTGTTCTCAATGCCTGGTTTTTGATTTAACTCATTAATCTTCATTCGTCTGTTTTTTTAATATTAAGCACAACTTCTGTGTAAACGCTATGTTACATTAATTTCTTCATCATCCTTTACCAGAAAGGCCACTCTTATCTTTGGATTATCAATTTTTGTTTTCCGATAAAGTTTTCCGATTTGATCTCGACCAGGTAGATTCCGTTGCTTAGCTTGCTGATGTTAATTTCCTGTTGATTTTTTTTCAGTGTTTCAGTTTTTACCAATGAACCATTCACATTAAAAATATTCAATGTTTTATAGGTATTGTCATCTGTGTCAACACTTATCGTAAAAAACTCAGAAGCAGGATTCGGGTAAATAGCAATGCTGTTTTTTATGTCTATTTCTTCTATTCCCACTGGTAAAGGTCGTTTCCAAACACCAGAGTTATGAGTTCCAGCAAAGATATTTGTTTCGCTGATGGCTAATGTATAGATAGAGTTACTCGTCAAGCCGTCATTAAACTCCGTCCATGAGACTCCATTATTTCTTGATAAAAATACTCCGCCTTCCCGAGTTCCTGCAAAGATATTTGTTCCGCTGATGGCTAATGATTGGACGAAAGCATTTGTCAAGCCGTTACTAAACTCAGTCCATGAGCTGCCATTATTGGTTGATAAAAACACGCCGTCCGAAGTTCCTGCAAAGATATCTGTTCCGCTCATGGCTAATGATTGGACATAAGGATTTGTCAAACCAGTATTCACCTCAGTCCATAAGCTTCCATTATTGCTTGATATAAACACACCGGCATCATAAGTTCCTGCAAAGATATTTGTTCCGCTGAAGGCTATTGAGTTGATAGCATTAGTTGTAAAACCGTTATTCACCTCAGTCCACGAGTCTCCATTATTGATTGATAAAAACATTCCGCCGCCCCAGGTTCCTGCAAAGATATTTGTTCCGCTGATGGCTAATGATTGGACATAAGGATTTGTCAAACCGGTATTAACCTCTGTCCATGAGCTTCCATTATTGGTTGATAAAAATACGCCTCCGTTAGTTCCGGCAAATAAATTTGTTCCGCTGATGGCTATTGGTCTGACCCAAGAGTTTGTCAAACCGTTATTAACCGCCGCCCATGAGTTTCCATTATTGGTTGATAAAAATACTCCGTGTCCAAAAGTTCCTGCAAATATATTTGTTCCGATCATGGCTAATGAATGGACAGCAGTATTTGTCAAACCAGTATTAACCAAATTCCATGAGCCTCCATTATTGCTTGATAAAAACACTCCGCCATAAGTTCCTGCAAAGATGTTTGACCCGCTTATGGCTAATGATTGGACGAAAGCATTTGTCAAGCCGTTACTAAACTCAGTCCATGAGCTGCCATTATTGGTTGATAAAAACACGCCGTCCGAAGTTCCTGCAAAGATATTTGTTCCGCTGATGGCAAATGCTTGGACATAAATACTTGTTAAACCAGCATTAACCTCAGTCCATGAGTCTCCATTATTGGTTGATAAAAATACTCCGAGTCCAAAAGTTCCTGCAAATATATTTGTTCCGCTGATGGCTAATGCTTGGACATAAGGATTTGGCAAACCGGTATTAACTGCAGCCCATGAGCTTCCATTATTAGTTGATAAAAATACGCCGCCGCCGTAAGTTCCTGCAAAGATATTTGTTCCGCTGATGGCTATTGCTTGGACTTGAATACCTGCCATCCCGTTACTAACCTCAGTCCATGAGCTTCCATTATTGCTTGATAAAAATACGCCAACCGAAGTTCCAGCAAAGATATTTGTTCCGCTGATGGCTATTGAATGGACATAAGAATTTGTTAAACCGGTTGCCGTCCAAGAGCCTCCATTATTGGTTGATAGAAACACTCCGTAGCCCGAAGTTCCAGCAAAGATATTTGTTCCACTGATAGCTAACGAAAGGACTCTAGTACTTGGCAAACCGTTATTAACCTCAGTCCATGAGCTTCCATTATTGCTTGATAAAAACACTCCGCCACCATAAGTTCCTGCAAAAATATTTGTTCCGCTGATGGCTAATGATAGGACACTTCCTCCCTCAGGTCCGCTGGTTTGCTGCCATTGGGCATTTGCCGCAACCGCTGTAGCAATTAAAACTGTTAAGATAAATGTAAATTTTTTCATGCTTGTTTTTGTCAGTGTTTATCGTGCTGACGCCGCACTTTTTTTGTTTTATCAATAATTTTGTTGATCCATTTGCTTGCATCTAACCTCTTTGTATTTGTAATGTTACGTTTATTCCTTCATCATCCTTAACCAAAAGGTTTCTACAAAACTAATCTGGCTGGGTTCGTTTGCCCGGGTTTCTCTGTTATGAAACCTTTTTGCGTTGGTGTTGCATGATTTTTTCATGGTTCAATAATTTTCCAATAGCCGGTCTTGTCACTCCCTTTACGTTCTAATATTCCCTTCTCTTTAAGTTCTTTTATTCTTCGTTTTGTAGTGCTTAAACTTACATTCAATCGCGCACCAATTTCGACTGCTGTTATTTTATTATTTTGCTTTATCAAATAAAATAGAGTGTCATTTACAGTGTCATTTTGCGTTTTTACAGTGTCATTTACAATGGGAACAAAATGAACTCTTTCGCTTTTTCTGCTTTGTTTGGCTCACCCTGTCGTATGTATTCTTCAAAGTTATCCATTGTCTGAGCTATGATTTACTTTTCGATTTATGTCTGTCGTTTCTGTTTATTAAGCTTGGCGTTAACGGCGGGTGGTATGAAATCCTTTAGGGTTCCTGCTTATTTGCTTACAAGGATACCAATACCTGGTACGGCTCAAAATAAATTTCACAGTTTATTGTTGCTTGTTTTCGTCCTCTACAAGCTTTTCATCTATTATTTCTTCAGCTTCGTTAATCTTTTTTTCCACCTTTTCTATCCTTCCTTTCTTGTCCTTCTTTTTTAGTTTGTCAACAAGTTTTCGCAGAAAGGGGACGTATTGTGCTAATAAAAACAAACCGGCAAAGACAAGTACATACCCCAGCGGGATAAATGGGATCAACATAAAAACCCCGCCAAGCAACAAAATTAGAATGCCGGCCACCAGCCTGATGTATTTTTTATGCTCCGGCTTAATTGAAATCAACTTTTTCATTGTAAATCTTTGTGTTTTAAATAACTGCTAAAAGTGTTGCTTACTAAAACCATTGTTTACCGAAACTTGTTTATTCGCCACAAAGATTCCTACACCTGGTATTTTGCAAAATAAAATTTCAACCTACGCTCAGGTTGGTTTTAGATGCTTTGGTAAACCGTTTAAATCGCAGACTTTGATTGGCTGCCGCATGGCAAAACCTGCCCACCTTTTGAAAATGAATTATCTTCGCATCTTCTAACTTTATTAATAACAAAACGTATTTCAACAATGAAAAAATTATTCTTTCTGATGATTGTCCTGGTTTCTGTTGTAATCAGCAGTTGCAATCAGGCTGGCACCGAGCAAAATGCTACAAAGGATGAGGCCGTGATCGACAAGCCGCAGCTCACCCTCACCAGCAACCGGATGACGCCCGAGGTGCTGTGGTCGTTTGGCCGGCTGAGCGATCCGCAAGTTTCGCCCGATGGCAAAACCATCCTCTACGGTGTTTCTTATTACAGTATCGAACAAAACAAAGGCAACCGCGATCTCTATGCTGTAGATGCCGATGGAAGCAACCAACGCCGCATCACCAAAACGGCCAAAAGCGAATACAATGCGCTGTGGCGTCCGGATGGCAAAAAGATCGGCTTCCTTACCACCGAAAGCGGGTCGATGCAAATGTGGGAGATGAACCCCGACGGCACCGGCCGCCGTCAAATCAGCGATGTCGATGGCGGCATCAGCGGGTTTAAATATTCGCCCGACCAATCCATGATCGTTTACACCAAAGAAATCCCGGTGGAGAACAAGTTTAAAGATATCTACGAAGGGCTGCCCAAAGCAACCGGCCGCCTGATCGACGACTTGATGTACCGCCACTGGGATACCTGGACGGATACTTACAGCCATATTTTCGTGGCCAAATACAACGGCACTGCCCTTAGCGGTCACACCGACATTGTATCAGGCGAGCCCTGGGATTCGCCCATGAAACCGTGGGGAGGTATGGAGCAGGTCAACTTTTCGCCCGACAATAAATCGATCGTTTACACCAGCAAAAAGCAGGAGGGGAAAGCATATTCCATCTCCACCAATAGCGAGAATTATATTTATAACATCGAAACCGGCGAAACGCAAAATACCACCGAGGGCATGATGGGCTTCGATATTGCCCCTCAATATTCGCCCGACGGCAACTACATTGCCTGGGAAAGCATGGAGCGCGATGGATTTGAATCGGACCTAAACCGGCTTTTTATTTTAAATATTAATACCGGAGAAAAAATTTATGCTTCCGAAAACTTCGATCAGAACGTGGGCAGCCTGCTATGGTCGGCCGACAGCCGGTCGGTGTATTTCGTAAGCGATGTGCAGGGAACTTTCCAGATTTACGAATATAATATGGATGCCAAAGAGGTGCGAAAAATTACCGATGGCATGCACGACTATGGCACCATTGCCTGGGCTGGCGATAAGCTGGTGGCTACCAAACAAACCATGGCGACGCCTACGGAATTGTTTATGGTCGATCCGGTGAGTGGCGCTGAAGAGCAGATCACTTTTACCAACAAAGACTTGCTCGATCAACTGGTGATGGGCAAAACGGAAGGCAGATGGATGAAAACCCACGATGGCATGGATATGCTCACCTGGGTGATCTACCCGCCTGATTTCGATCCCAACAAAAAATATCCTACGTTGCTTTATCTCAAAGGTGGACCGCAGGGACCGCTAAGCCAGGATTTCCATTACCGCTGGAATTATCAGATTATGGTTGCTAATGATTACATCATCGTAGCTCC
This is a stretch of genomic DNA from Bacteroidales bacterium. It encodes these proteins:
- the eno gene encoding phosphopyruvate hydratase yields the protein MKIQKVKAIEILDSRGNPTVEVNLQLEDGTLSRAMVPSGASTGEREAVEMRDGDKNRYGGKGVLKAVANVNTIIAKEIVGKCFQSQRELDYLMIELDGTPNKSKLGANAILAVSMAYARAKSLSTKTTLYQYLGGSNAYLLPVPCMNVINGGSHADNNVDFQEFMIAPHNAPSFRESIRMGEEVFHSLKSVLKAKGLSTGVGDEGGFAPDLKSNDQAVEMILEGIHKAGYTPGKDVSICLDPAASAMWENGKYKFFKSTQKLVSSDDMVKLWESWVNQYPIVLLEDGLAENDWEGWKNLTDVLGKKTEIVGDDIFCTNKKILAEGIEKGVANSILIKLNQIGTVTETLETIELAYKNSYNCFVSHRSGETIDSFISDLTVAVNAGHLKTGSGCRGERIEKFNQLMRIEHELGKTSRFAGIKAFKNAK
- a CDS encoding T9SS type A sorting domain-containing protein — protein: MKKFTFILTVLIATAVAANAQWQQTSGPEGGSVLSLAISGTNIFAGTYGGGVFLSSNNGSSWTEVNNGLPSTRVLSLAISGTNIFAGTSGYGVFLSTNNGGSWTATGLTNSYVHSIAISGTNIFAGTSVGVFLSSNNGSSWTEVSNGMAGIQVQAIAISGTNIFAGTYGGGVFLSTNNGSSWAAVNTGLPNPYVQALAISGTNIFAGTFGLGVFLSTNNGDSWTEVNAGLTSIYVQAFAISGTNIFAGTSDGVFLSTNNGSSWTEFSNGLTNAFVQSLAISGSNIFAGTYGGVFLSSNNGGSWNLVNTGLTNTAVHSLAMIGTNIFAGTFGHGVFLSTNNGNSWAAVNNGLTNSWVRPIAISGTNLFAGTNGGVFLSTNNGSSWTEVNTGLTNPYVQSLAISGTNIFAGTWGGGMFLSINNGDSWTEVNNGFTTNAINSIAFSGTNIFAGTYDAGVFISSNNGSLWTEVNTGLTNPYVQSLAMSGTDIFAGTSDGVFLSTNNGSSWTEFSNGLTNAFVQSLAISGTNIFAGTREGGVFLSRNNGVSWTEFNDGLTSNSIYTLAISETNIFAGTHNSGVWKRPLPVGIEEIDIKNSIAIYPNPASEFFTISVDTDDNTYKTLNIFNVNGSLVKTETLKKNQQEINISKLSNGIYLVEIKSENFIGKQKLIIQR
- a CDS encoding S9 family peptidase, producing MKKLFFLMIVLVSVVISSCNQAGTEQNATKDEAVIDKPQLTLTSNRMTPEVLWSFGRLSDPQVSPDGKTILYGVSYYSIEQNKGNRDLYAVDADGSNQRRITKTAKSEYNALWRPDGKKIGFLTTESGSMQMWEMNPDGTGRRQISDVDGGISGFKYSPDQSMIVYTKEIPVENKFKDIYEGLPKATGRLIDDLMYRHWDTWTDTYSHIFVAKYNGTALSGHTDIVSGEPWDSPMKPWGGMEQVNFSPDNKSIVYTSKKQEGKAYSISTNSENYIYNIETGETQNTTEGMMGFDIAPQYSPDGNYIAWESMERDGFESDLNRLFILNINTGEKIYASENFDQNVGSLLWSADSRSVYFVSDVQGTFQIYEYNMDAKEVRKITDGMHDYGTIAWAGDKLVATKQTMATPTELFMVDPVSGAEEQITFTNKDLLDQLVMGKTEGRWMKTHDGMDMLTWVIYPPDFDPNKKYPTLLYLKGGPQGPLSQDFHYRWNYQIMVANDYIIVAPSRRGVSGFGQEWQEQISTDYHGKSMKDYLTAIDIMAKEPFVDADNLGAIGASAGGWAAYYLAGNHEGRFKAFIAHDGIFNEEAQYLETEEMWFENWDKGGPFWEKSNKIIKDVYENSPHKFVQNWDTPILVIHGEQDFRVVYTQGMTAFNAAILRDVPAEFLFFPDENHWVLQPQNGILWQRTFFAWLDKWLK